CAAGTTTAGAGTGCCCTGAATAGTGAAGCGAAGAGTCCAAACATCCCCCATTATGGCTGACATCTTCAAGATGGGCAGAAATTTAGTCAGACCGTCTTGTATTTGTGGTACATGTGGAAGAGGATCACCAAACGGTTAATGTTAAGAGTGTAAATGTTACTTAACTATTAATGAAGTATGTGTAATCGTAACCTAAAATCTGCCATAATTTGATAACCACATTTAAACATTAACCATTTATCCATCGTGGTACATGATACATCTATGCAACAGATCATTGACATTCCTCCTTAAACTAGTGTTAATCATCTTTAAGTGACACAAACATCGGGCACAGGAGGACTGAGCTTactaccaaaacaaaacaagtgaatACTGAAATTGAAGAGTTTGTCCTTCCTGTTTGGCTGGACATCACAGCTCCAATGAAACCATTAATCCAATTTTCACTGATACGCAGAGTTTGTATATTACTTGGATTTTTTGCATCTTTAGATCTTGGATTTGTATGCTGGGACTTTAACGCAGTCCATACAGTGAGGCAAAAAAGTATGTAGTCAGACACCAATTGTGCAAGTTCTCCCGCTTAAAAAGATGAGGCCTGTAATTTTCATCATATGTATACCTTAAACCAGGAGAgacaaaatgagaagaaaaaaaatttcAGAAAAATCCAGGTctgatttttaaagaatttatttGCAAATTATGGTGGAAAATAAGTATTtggtcaaaaacaaaagttcATCTCAATACTTTGTTATATACACTTTGTTGGCAATGACAGAgctcaaacattttctgtaagTCTTCACAAGgttttcacacactgttgctGGTATTTTGGCCCATTCCTCCATGCAGATCTCCTCTAGAGCAGTGATGTTTTGGGGCTGTCGCTAGGCAACAGACTTTCAATTCCCTCCAGAGATTTTCTATGGGGTTGAGATCTGGAGACCGGCTAGGCCACTCCAGGACCTTGAAATGCTTCTTACGAAGCCAGTCCTTCGTTGCCCAGGCGGTGTGTTTGGGATCACTGTCATGCTGAAAGACCCAGCCACGTTTCATCTTCAATGCCCTTGCTGATGGTAGGAGGTTTTCACTCAAAATCTCACGATACATGGCCCCATTCATTCTTCCCTTTGCATGGATCAGTCGTCCTGGTCTctttgcagaaaaacagccccaaaGCATGATGTTTCCACCCCCATGCTTCACAGTACGTATGGTGTTCTTTGGATGCAACTCAGCATTCTTTCTCCTCCAAACACAAGTTGAGTTTTTACCAAAAAGTTCTATTTTGGTTTCATCTGAACCATATGACATTCTCCCAATCCTCTTCTGGATCATCCAAATGCTCTCTAGCAAACTTTGGACGGGCCTGGACATGTACTAGCTTAAGCAGGGGGGAACATCTGGCACTGCAGGATTTCAGTCCCTGGCGGCATAGTGTGTTACTGATGGTAGCCTTTGTTACTTTGGTCCCAGCTCTCTGCAGGTCATTCACTAGGTCCCCCCATGTGGTTCTGGGATTTTTCCCCACCGTTCTTGTGATCATTTTGACCCCACGCGGTGAGATCTTGCTTGATCTTGATATCGAGTTCAAACAGGTGCCATTAATACAGGTAACGAGTGGAGTTACAGGTCTGTGAGAGCCAGAAATCTTCATTTGTAGGTGACCAAATACTCATTTTACCGAGGATTTTTAccaattaattcattaaaaatccTACAATATGATTTCCTGGATTCTTTCCCCAATTTCTGTCTCTCATAGTTGAAGTGTACCTATAATGAAAATTACAGGCCTCTCTCATCTTTCTAGTGGGAGAACTTGCACAATTGGTGGCAGACTAAATACTTTTTTGCTCTACTGTACAAGTAGGGCATTGCGCTCAATGTGcttgaaaaaaaagacatgcatcTCAGTGaggataaaaatacaaaagactgaacaataagataagtagtgcaaaaatataaataaaaacaatatatacaatgaaTGAGATGGCAATAAACAATATCTACAGTGAAATTTACAATGTGTAGGCAGTTATGTTGACTGTGACATGAGTAATGAATGTAGatgttaaaaactgcattaatagATGATAATGgccattcagtgttttgtttttttgtttttttttttggtgccaGAGGGTTATTGACACTGTAtgactgctaactgttcatcagCGTGATGGCTTGTTTGGAGAAACAgtttttgtgtctggttgttttggcgtTCAGTCATGAACTACCAGAGGGGAGAAGTTGGAACACGTTGTgaggggtctgcagtgatgcttcctgCTTTCCTCAGTCTGGATGTGTGTAAGTCCTGCATAGAGGGCAGGTTGGCCCCAGTGATTTCTCAGCAGTCTGTATGTCCATTGCAGTCTGCTCTTCTCCTGTTTGGTGGCAGACCCAGACCTGACACAATGATGGATGTGCATAGAACAGACTGCATTATTCCTGTGTAGAATTGGATCCGCTGTTGAGGCAGGTTGAACTTCCTGAGCTGATGCAGGAAATACACCCTCTGTTGCACCTTCTTGATGATTGCGGGTATGTTAAGGTTGTTTGAAGCATGAGGACACTTCACACAGTACCAGTGATTTGTTGTAAATCTGTATGAAGATGGGTGTTAGTTGGTCACCACAGACATGAGGGGACATGCCGCCTGGTTCTAGAGGGTTGTAGAGGCTACACACATCCTTATCACAGATCCTGAGTGCTGCTGGGGGGTCTGTGGGGAAAGGGTAGAGTCGTGCAGGGGGTGTAAATGGTTGTTTGATGTCCGAGTTGTGGTGGGTGATGATGTTGATGCGTGCCTATTAAACCCACAGAATAAATGTATTCAGGTCATCGGCCAGTTGATGGTTCTTAGCTGTGTGGGGGGATGGTCTCCTGTGGTTGGTAGTGTCCTGCAGTTTTCTCCACACTCTCAAAAGGTTGTTAGCTGAAAAGCTGTCCTCCAGGGTTTGGTTTAGGACCAAAAGAGGTTACCCTTCCGGTGgctgtttcacaataaaagtcttcCATTGCCTTACCAGCTGctgacttttaatgtgaagtggCATTACTTAGGTCTTAAAATAGCTATAATGTTTTGATGGGCAAAGGAGAGGGACTCAGAGACTGGAATTATCTGTTAAAAGGAGATTAAAACAAGAGACATACGACTTGTTTTAGCAAAAACGTCTTTTAAAAGACCTAGTACCTACacatcacaaaataaacaaagaagataacGTCCTCTACCATGTTGTTGAATTATGTGCTAGTTTCAGCTTGACCTAGATTtccattttcaatcaatgaaagtgaagTTGTGTGTGTAGTTGAGCAGGTCCACGCATCCTGGAAGACTTCACTGTCCTGGACAAACTGAGGGAATTCCAGTcacatattatctgattatgggCCCTATTTTgccatgttttttgtgtccGAGTGACTGGATGATGGAGACAATAATTTTAGAAGTTTTCTTCAATATTGAAGGAGTGTGCAGCAGCCAGCAATTGAATCCCTCTGGGTGTTTGCGTACTGTCAGTgtatgtccactaaaagtgtttttgccactgacagactTAGTTTAATAGAGAAAGGGAGGGCGGAtgtcagagaagcagcaaacaaacaatttgGATAGAAATTTGACTTTAGAATATTGatatatattgatattgatattaaTCAGGGCGGGaaatcaactttttaaaatgtgagcaTTTACCAACCACTAACAGATACATGTTCAAATTCCCCAACCATTCAAAAGTAAATCATTATTCTGTGTCTGAAATTGACCAGCCACTCATGTTTTACAAGCATTCGGCTGGTGGCTGGTGCTGATTTCCCACCCTGATGTTAAACATTTCATCAAATGGAAGTATATTTGTTCCACAAGTTGGACAAGTGACAGATGgcaaaaatgcttaaaaaaaaccccacttcCTACGTGCATTGTCCTTTAGGCAGAGTAAGTAGGAAAGTGATATAAAAATCCTTAATTGGGTCCATCATAATGATTTAAAACAGTAGCCAATTGGTTTTGCTCAACAACACAGTTTAGTTAAAGGGGTAATGGTTTGGCCCTGCCCAGATCACTGTATCACAGTCTGTCTGATTTTTCCCTGCTGTGAGGATAAAGTGGAAATGCACATGATATTGGCAAGGCTAAAGCATGCCATACAAAGCCAGTGGAAATGGGGTGCTTTGAACTTACATAACATCTAACTGAAGCCGCTCATCAGCATGGTAACATTCTGGACTAGGTAATAACAACAGGGTTAAACACTGACAATCTAAACCTAAAAACGTATCTCTTCACTTAAGCCTTTAAGTAATTCGCTGTTGCTTCAtgatacaggtctgaaacttttgtgctttgtcTTGCGCTTATGCACAGCTGCACTTCTTttgaaatgttgtatttttcttgattttatgCTTTCTGTGCaatctatttttacctatattgttttattttacgctgtgatttgatgctttgtccttatttctgttttcatctttattctACTCTAGTTTTACCTAcaattttattattgtattcTGTGGATTTATGCattgtctgtatttttattttcatccttactATCAtaatcaagtgggttttattctctatttttttttgtctgttttgataTCCAGACTGCctatgtaaagcactcacttggtgcatgtaattttttttttttcccctgaagaTTTAAggttgaaaaatgtatttttcaacaATGTGCTTGTAACTGTCCATTTTCACTTGGTGAcataattttgtgtttgttgtgtgtgatttACAGGGAACGTTCTTGCATGACCACAACACCTGGATTGTCCTGTGCAAGTGGCTGCCATGATGCTTGGGTTTCAGGGAAGTGCGTCGTCCTCCAAAGTGTATCGTTGTGTGGCATGTTCAGCCACCTTCACTGGATTGGCCTCCTTGCTGGTACATCAGGCAACCCATGCTAGTGCACTCTCTAAGgtctctgctgctccacagccTAACATCAGCCCACACGACACACTGTTTGCAAGCATGGACGCATCCAGTGAACACCCCAGTGCACCGACAGTCTTGCCTGAGAGCCCTTCACCATCTTTTTACATATGCGATTGTGGAGAGGAATTTCAGGACTTCAGTCTTATGCTGGAGCATAAGCGGTCACATGTTTCTCAGCTACAGCTACTGCAACCTCTGGATAATAATAGTGTTCTCTGTAGGACAGACGAAGCTTTTCCCACACAGCCAGGTTTGGTCCTTAGTTGCCCCTCTACCTCAAGGTCCCCAGCTGTCGAAATACCCACATTACCAGACCATAAAGCGGATACAGGCCTGGAGGATGGCATTGCCATAGTAACCACTCCTCAAGGCCACTGTTCACCCCCTCAAGATGAAGGGGGTGAACAACTTGAGAACACGTCAGCCGCAGCAGAGCAAATATCAAAGAGTGTAGAGGATATACATTTCCAAGACAAAGCTAATTCTGTtctctgcagtgaaaatggTGCAAATTTACCCAGACAAACTGATTTAATGAAGTTGCTGGCATCAGCATATATGAAGCGCTTTCCAACTCCTCAGTCTCAGAATCAGAGCAATGACGGAGTTACCCCCAAACAAGAAGCCGTTCCTGTTGACATAACACCAGAAGCAAAAAATGTGGTGTCTCCAATCAATGATCTCTCTATTGCACAGTTGAGGCGGCTGCTTGCGACACCTGGTATAAAGACAAAAGCTCCATCCATCAGCAGAGTTCTTGAGTCCAGTAAGAAAAGGGTTGTCTCTCTGACTAAGACTTTCTCACCTGTTGTGGTCCTTGAAACCCGTCAGAAACTCAAGGATTCTAGCAGTATAGGCACATATGGTAGATATCAGTGTGGCCGCTGTCGTAGGGTCTTTGAAAACTTGGATAAACTGACAGAGCATCATTTCTTGCACAAAAAAGAGAGGATTAAATGTTGCCGTCGCTGTAAACAGCTTATCATTGGGCGCCTGCCTTTACCTGACAATCACGTGTGCCCTCAGTTTGGAAACAAGACCATACAGCTATCAAGGCCTTTAAAAAACAAGTTGCCATTTGCCCCAAAACTAGTGCCATTCCATAGTCTAAGCAATACAAGAAAAGTTTTCTTTTGTCCGTTGTGCAAACACAGCTACGCACGGAGGTGGAACCTCAAAACGCATAAGTGCCAGGGCAGAGGGTCAACCGTCCCTCAGCAGGCCAATCCCTCCATTCAGAAAATGCTAGTACTAAGATCAAACAGTAAAGCCGAAACAGATGCAGAGGTTAAAGCTGGATCTCAAATCTCCAAGAGTGTTGCAGTGGGTACTGAAGTGACTGGCTGTATCAAGGTAGAGGTGACCTCTTCAAATTCAGAGCAATCTGCAGCTTCTCAGTTGGCCTGGTCTCATCCAGCAAAAACCTTCCCACCTTTCTACCCAAAAACTTCCACAATGGAGAAGCACAAGGATTCCTCCCTCTGTGGGATTTCGCTCCagcaaggagaagaaaagagtaGCTGGGATTCATCAGTAGTTGATGATAATGAAGACAGTAATGAAGGGCAGTGGACAATGCCCTTGGATGATGATATGGAGGTGCTTAGCTCTCTAGGGAAAGCTGGTGATGGAAGAGAGCTGAAGGAATCTGTTTCAGGTGAACATGCAGAGACAGCACCCCCTAGCCTGCGTTATTTTGTCCGAGATGGTGTAAAACGTTACCCTTGTAACAGGTGTCAGAAAACATACAGTCGGCCATCTACTTTGAGGCGCCATCTGCGGCTATGTGGGTTTAGGCCTCGTGGACCTGGGACTGTAGCACAAAGTGGTAGTCAGGGTGCCACTACACTAAATGCCAACAATATGAAACCAATGTTTCCTTGCCCTGGCTGTGGGAAGACCTTTAACCGCAAAGATAACATGATGGCTCACAGAAAGAAGTGTCAGTTGCAACAAACTGTGGCAGATGTGAACAGGGTGACTGTACAACAGGGTATGTCAGGCAATGCAGCAGACTGTCAAACCCAGGAGGATGATGGAGGCAACTGGGGCATCATGTCATTGCCTTCCGTACTTCCAAGGAGGGTGACATGCGAGTGTGGGGTTGGATTTACATCTCCAAGGCTTCTCCTAGAGCATCTGCAGAAGCACGCACAGGAATCCTACACATGTCCGACTTGTGGAGAGACTGTTAATTCCTGGGCAGACTACGAAGTTCATCTGCAGATCCATATGCATCCTCATCACCAGCTGTTGACCGGACTACAACCACAACGATCACAACCTCTACTACTTCGATTTCAGCAACAGCGACCTCAGCAGCAGCCATCTCAGTCAGTGCATCAGCATCCACAAAAGCAAAGTGTCAAAGCAGACCAGCctcaaaattcaacaaaaaagcAGCAACGGATTGTATGCATACGATGTGGCAACACTTTTGCCACTCGGTGTTCGCTTCGAAGGCACATATTGTGGAATCGCTGCAAAGGCGGACGGGCTATAAATCCACCTACGAACCCACCCAGAACCTATCACTGTTCACATTGCAACTCTGACTTCCCAAACACAATCAGTCTTTTATTTCACCAGAGGAGTGGGGCTTGCAAGCCCGCCATTAAGCCCGTGCGTTGCCCTGTTTGTCTTCGCTGGTTTGGCACTGTAGACGGTTTACAGAAACACCTGCTTACTCACAAACAGTCTGAATCATATCGCTGTGATGTCTGTCAAGGTACATACCCAAACCTTAAATCACTCAAAAACCACCGCAGGAGGATTCATCGCATCATGGCTGGAGACACtcagccaaaaacacaagaacagcTGACGTCGTAATGACACTTAagtttttcttaaaaatatCTAACATAGAAGTGGTGCATTTAATAGCCAAGCAAATTTCTGTATTTGCCAGTTGTAATTGACTTGTTGAGTTATTTTGACATTGTACAGCCTTTCAAGGaggggttttttgttttgtttttttaaagcaactCTGAGAGAGTGTTAGAGTAGCTCAtcactgttttaaaaaatacagcttCGATATCCtgtacatttcagttttatcaAGTTAATCCCTTTATTGCAAAGCCTCATTAGCCTGTAAATGTTCCTGAGTATTTGGTAATCAAACTTTTATCACAGAGGTTGTTGTGATGTAgcttgttgtttctgttgtcaatAAACATACCGGTATGTGAAACATGTACATTACATCATTCTGTGTGATATGGGATCTAATATCTTCAAGGCTTTAAGGCAAAAAGTGCAGGATTAACACAAGTCGATGTTATTTTAAACTTTGTGTAAAGAGCTTGTTTTAAGATGACCATAATAACAGTGGAGTCACAATTGACCCAGGGTTATCTTTCTCAAATGTAAGTGGATAACTGCAGTTAAGGCCTGGAATAGCTCTTTCTACAGCTATCCATGTGTCATGTTCTGGCTTTTTCTCACCAAAACTATCCAGATAACCAATAACCCTGGTTTGTGAGACAGGCTTTTTCATTTAATAGATGTCTCATCCACTGTCATGAGAGACAGGAAAATAGTAAAGATAATATGGAAAACGTGTTAGACACAAGTCCAAACTGAAAGGGCTGGGCAATCAAGCATCTAAGAAGTTAATCATTGTTGGGCTTTTTTATGATATGAATGTAAAAATCAATAACTCCAGGCTATTTGTCCTTCCATTAGATGACCCATTGGGGAGTTCCAGTTCATTCATCTCACCTGGTTTGTGCTTGTCTATGAATGTTGTGGAGTATTCAATTAAAGCATAGCGTCAACTGATATGGCTTTAAAATGGATCCTTTTGGATTAAAATTCGTAGTTTGTACCTTTGTTAAACAAATACATCATTAAGTGATTTTCAGTCAGTCATGGATTGTAAGTTGAAACCAAATCAACAGTAAATGTCAATAATAACAGGcctgattattattgtttttataaatTAGATTTAGATTAAATTTTAGATTAGATAAAGATTTAGGTTTTTTAACCTTGGAGATGGTGTTGT
Above is a window of Chelmon rostratus isolate fCheRos1 chromosome 8, fCheRos1.pri, whole genome shotgun sequence DNA encoding:
- the im:7147486 gene encoding zinc finger protein 865 encodes the protein MMLGFQGSASSSKVYRCVACSATFTGLASLLVHQATHASALSKVSAAPQPNISPHDTLFASMDASSEHPSAPTVLPESPSPSFYICDCGEEFQDFSLMLEHKRSHVSQLQLLQPLDNNSVLCRTDEAFPTQPGLVLSCPSTSRSPAVEIPTLPDHKADTGLEDGIAIVTTPQGHCSPPQDEGGEQLENTSAAAEQISKSVEDIHFQDKANSVLCSENGANLPRQTDLMKLLASAYMKRFPTPQSQNQSNDGVTPKQEAVPVDITPEAKNVVSPINDLSIAQLRRLLATPGIKTKAPSISRVLESSKKRVVSLTKTFSPVVVLETRQKLKDSSSIGTYGRYQCGRCRRVFENLDKLTEHHFLHKKERIKCCRRCKQLIIGRLPLPDNHVCPQFGNKTIQLSRPLKNKLPFAPKLVPFHSLSNTRKVFFCPLCKHSYARRWNLKTHKCQGRGSTVPQQANPSIQKMLVLRSNSKAETDAEVKAGSQISKSVAVGTEVTGCIKVEVTSSNSEQSAASQLAWSHPAKTFPPFYPKTSTMEKHKDSSLCGISLQQGEEKSSWDSSVVDDNEDSNEGQWTMPLDDDMEVLSSLGKAGDGRELKESVSGEHAETAPPSLRYFVRDGVKRYPCNRCQKTYSRPSTLRRHLRLCGFRPRGPGTVAQSGSQGATTLNANNMKPMFPCPGCGKTFNRKDNMMAHRKKCQLQQTVADVNRVTVQQGMSGNAADCQTQEDDGGNWGIMSLPSVLPRRVTCECGVGFTSPRLLLEHLQKHAQESYTCPTCGETVNSWADYEVHLQIHMHPHHQLLTGLQPQRSQPLLLRFQQQRPQQQPSQSVHQHPQKQSVKADQPQNSTKKQQRIVCIRCGNTFATRCSLRRHILWNRCKGGRAINPPTNPPRTYHCSHCNSDFPNTISLLFHQRSGACKPAIKPVRCPVCLRWFGTVDGLQKHLLTHKQSESYRCDVCQGTYPNLKSLKNHRRRIHRIMAGDTQPKTQEQLTS